The genomic interval CCAGTGCTAAACAGTGAAAGTGTCAGTAGAAATGGTTTTTACCCATAGTAATCGTCCTTTAAAAACTGTTTGGTACATTCCATGATGTTTTAGAAGTATACTAATGTTGCAAAGATAGTActgtaattataattttccatttaaaagtACTGATTTTCACTAAACATTTTGCCATCAATTTCATATGGCCGTgcagtttttggtttttaaatacCTATACATTGAGAGAAAATAGGAAGAGgtaaattaacaaatattgcaatctattaacaaacaaaacaaatcttgaacattaaaatatagaaaatacatTCATAGTATGAAAACATACAACATTCAATACCGGAAATAATACTAttggtttcaaaataaaaaatatgcatatGACGCTGTCTGATAATAATCTAATTCGATACTCAATATTCACATGTAAATGAAgaccaaaaaaatgaattataatcACATTCGTATCACTGTACTTCAATCCGATACTTATGAACAATCACCATGTTTGTCCATCACTTATGTCACAGAATTGGTAATTCAAATATtgcaaaaacaataattaaattaacaGTGAAAATAggtttacaattattttttatttcaaaaagtagtaatatatgttttttctcaatatgATTAATAGTTTTGGGTCAAGTATAAATTGatgacatatttttattgattaattagAAATGCGATagtaaaatatcaatatatgagGAATTGATGGAAAATAAGGCACCAGCAAACATAACGAAGATAATCCATAACAATAACGTAACAAAGGATAAGGTAGGAGATCAATTCACTGAAAATATCCCAACACCGGGAGGAATTAAACAGGGTGACAGTCTAAGTCCCTTCTTGTTTAATCTCCTCAtggataaaattataaacaaactaACATGTCTCAACCTCGGATACAGAATGGGCAAGAAAAGAATTGGTATGGCATGCTGATGCAGAGACAACTCTTCCAGTTCTTGGTAAACCGCCAACTCAATATGAACATTTCTATCAGCAAAACCAAATGTATGACAATCGCGAAGGATCCGGTCAGATGTAAGCTGGTGGTGGAGGACAATCCCATAGGACAAGTGATGCAATTCAGATATCTGGGCATAGACATATCAAGTACCCACGACCCAGTTAAAAACCTAAGAAGTCAGATTAACAAATCATCCGCACTATCAGGATGCCTACGAGATATAGTTTGGTCCAACTCGTAGATGTGCAAAAATAGCAAAATTAGAATCTACAAGACTTGTATTAGACCCATCGTGACGTACGGCACGGAAATCCGCGAGGACACCAACAAGACGAAATAAATGCTGAGGGTGGCCGAGATTAAAACACTGAGAACAATAGTGGGGAAAACAAGAAGAGACAGAGTAAGAAATACAGATGTCAAAGAGCAATGCGGGATACAAGACATTGTAAGATGGGGAAGACAACGTAAGAGGCAGTGGTACAACCAAGTAAGACTTCCAAGAATAGTCCTAGAAAACAACCCGCCCGGCTCACGGCCTCCCTGGAGACCACCTAGAAGGTGGAAAGATAGTTGGCAATCCACCTCTCAGGAAAAGATGCAGAGGCAGCTTCAGAATTAATAGATCGACAGATctccaagaagtagaagaaggagaaaaatagtaaaatactatcctataaatatgaatatttcaaattcattttgaatatcactaatggaaataaaatataagatttTCTGTTGATCAATgtattggaaatttatttaacaCAAGAGTTATATACAATTATTGTCCAGTCTTGAATAACGAGTTTGTTGCCGTGATTATATAGATACGAGGTAGGAAAATTCAGGACAAAGAAGTTTTTGCGTATATGTACGAAATTTTGAGAAACTCGGTTCTATGACTATCAGTCATGATTGATTATAATTCCATCATAACAAGAAAATGTTTTACACTCTGTTTGTGCTtgtgataaaataaatgattatttctaTAGTACTTACATTTTTTCGATTTGCCAATCCAACTTCAACACCAAATAAAGATATAGTGAGAGTTTATATGTTGccttgaatattttgatattgttgacatttattgtttaataatattattatgttaaaattaaaCACTATATAGGGAacaacaatagaaataaaaataatacgtaTCAGGTTCGTATTTATTCCATTTCCAAACATagtcattatttaaattaaaaaatacaatgatAATGATTTCATCTATATACTCCCACAAGTATGAATGTTAAACCtccaatttgaaaattctaGAAAGGTGAAACGAGATTAGTTTCCAATTCATTTGAACTATGTTTTGTTATATTGATATGGATGCCAGAGCAAAAAAGTCTTGTCATTTAAGTTGATTCCATCTTGAAACTAAATTCACAATTTCtaactataaaattatgaatattatatcaAACAAACTACAGTGTACTCATATTATAGTTTCCCTGATGATAAGAACCCGAAAGCTTGGATTTTCACTTTAATAAAGAGTtctcattttccaaaatttgctgcAATCAAGCAAAtacttctaaatattcttgattttaggtctcttctgtcttaaaattaatttttctttaataatttttggaagattgaTAGAAAATTCACCTTTCGacttgataaagactgaagtcgAAACGTAAATGTATtaagaaaactattaatttaGAAAGACAGATAacaatttgacgttttgactttttcagtttttatcaaaatatttttctagtatttttttgtttcttcttcttattcatttgtATTGGAGTTGGAACGTTGCCGTTATCAAAGAACTATTCATAAAATTAACTCTAATCTAGATTCTTTTCTCACTTACAGTGCTCATGATACACcagaagaatatatttaataatttctttgattACTTTTTCAGCAATGTTTGAACATAGATGTCTTATACTAGTAACGATTGCAGTTATAATTGCAGTTATAATTCCGTTTCTTCTTTCCAAATTATGTGGCATTGTCCATGATCATATGTTTTggtaaacttttttcaaaaaaaagtttttttcactatttttacATTAGACCTCTTACAGCGATATGCGGCTGTATATTTTGGGAAAATATCTGTTACCCTTAAGATGGCTACTTGTGTTTTCTCTCTTCACATAATTTGCAgattttgattgtattttcCTTGATTACCAAGCTTTTCATGTTGATGTATCTCTTCCGAAAcatcagatttttttatacatatgtGATTGTTATCTATATGTGACTCGTTCATTAatcttattcttattttataaaattttgtatccTTGTGATTGCATCTGGTACTATATTCATTCTCCTAGTACTCctagtatatatttattttatttgaaatcaaataaaattcgataaaagTGGTGCCTATCTATGTATTTTTACTTATTCTTAAGGATGGTTGTTGGTGCTTGATAATTTGTgtgtatttcatatttatagatTGTCCACTTTAAACCCATAAAGGTAtcgtcttcaattatttattatctaattactagcttttacccgcggcttcgctcgcatcgaatccattaaataagtatcagaaatcattataatagaaaagaacgagctctgtagctatattagaacctgagatatagatctttgaatgtagaaaaattgccaaaaacctacaaaaatccataactcgacattgaatgtccgcgcctaactcctctccaactcaaccgatttaagtgttcaaaaactcaaaagaaagaaggtttttcagcgagtgttcttaaatcaaaacgaactctgtagctatattagaacctgagatatagatctttgaatgcagaaaaattgccaaaaacctacaaaaatccataactcgacattgaatgtccgcgcctaactcctctccaactcaaccgatttaagtgttcaaaaactcaaaagatagaaggtgtttcagcgaatgttcttaaatcaaaacgaagtctctatcttgaatagaacctgagatattgaggatagaacgtgtatATGTGAAAatctcccataagtaatgtacagggggaaatcgcatttgagtataacttgagaatggtgaaaattagatgaaatccgatggttgatggctgatctgtgcatcaatacctttcatggaaaaaaattaagcaaatcggttgggtagaacgcctgaacggattcgtaatggaaatcatcaatttttttaatatataagattatttaTGTGACTGTAATTGATCATAAATATCTTTatctattttcataattattttcgtataagataagaactaatataaaaaaagtctgTAAACTAATACTTCGTTGATATagtttgatattcgtctagtattATTGTAACcatttgtaactttaaattattattaaatgctCAGTTTACTGGAATGGAAAAAAGTAATAGgagtattgaaaaatttgatattttgatacaaTCTCGATATAAACTGACAATTTACTTAAAAACCTTATATTTTTGGATAAGATAATAGAAGTAATTAAGCAAAGTGGGAAACACTATTGATAATGTTATCATAAATTAATTACTACAATGTAGCATTATCAGTGTTATTCTAATCGAATTAAAACAAGGGCGTATTTGTTATTATAGAGAAGTTTCTCAAACAGTATACAGAACTAatgtgaataataaatttttctttttcaaaaatgtttgcgaaaaaaaaataaagaaatttgctTTAATCAGTTGTTGGATGTGAAGATAGAGCAGTCTATAGTCTATAGCTAAATAGCTTGggaatatttgttgaatttatttcatataattaattCACTTTAAGTATCAACAATTCGAAAAGTGATCAATTGGAAGACTTACAATTAGATAAATTATGTCTTCTATGACATTAGCAATTTCATAATAAACCTTATCTTAATTGATAATTTctatcttgaaaatattcttatatatatatatatataactccTTCAATATCAGCGTATGATTACAcgttgaaaaaatgtttttgtatggAATAGTTTTGTTTGCTGTAGCTGTAGTTAGCTCACCGTaagttttttatccaaaaatatttttaattagattgGTCAATACAATTCTTCAGCAACCGAATTTGATATACcgtgtaaaaataaatattaggaATGCAAAAACTTCCATACAACATACTTCAGTATTCCAGTAAGTCTGGATTTTTGATGGTGAACGTTTTGTGATACGACTGCTATTTGTGTTGTTACAGATACTTGGAACATTTACGAGTATCTtggtaaaaaatagaattaaaacgCGAAAATTTTTGTTCGATGATTGTCTATGACTTTCGACatagattaaaccaacaacatTGTGCCGATCCattcgcttcgacttttggtgatgaagcattATCTTGAGCCACCGCGTTTCGCTGGCTATTCGAATTCAATTGTAGTCGCACCTCGCTACATggtgaatttcgtgaaggtatTCCAAAATGTCACGTTATGTCAGACACCGTGAGATCCGGGCATACTTGGCATTAGTTTCAGTCGCATACATtcatattgtataaaaatttggctatcaaaaagatttgttcgcgttggataccgcataatttgaccaTCGGTCAAAAAAGAGCtagtgtcgattggtgcaattgaatgatgaaaaaattgaaatgcagTGCTCAAGAAGACGTTTATAAGACAGGTGACAGGTGACGAATGATGGATCTGTGCATATGAACccaaaaataagcaaaaatcGACTGTATTGGTCTTTCAAAACGAGTCAAACCCAATAAAAGTTCGCgtacgaagcacttcgaagcacaTAGTCGCctattttttcggaataactggacatgtcgccaccgtttcATTAGAGCACCGTAGAACGGTccattctgaatggtacaccagtatttgtttggcagaaGTCTTCCAAAATATAAGAGAAACCAATCACAGAGCTCTCAcgcatcagttcaaacaaaaacgtttttgaacagtcaaaacatcgaaattaTGGATCATCTGCCTTGTTCGGCACccgatgatttcttcttattcgtGTATGAGTCTTGTATGATCATTGCTAAATTGTTTTATGCGTTTATGGACTTTCCCTGCCTTTGAAAGAAGCACAAAAACATATTCTCAGCGCAACCTCGACGTTATGTATTTgagagaatatattttttgagctATTTACACCTGCTTCAGACGTTATAAACCTACTAATCTTTCTACAGTTAAACTCTGTATATTATGTGGATACACACAAGACCGTCATGTTACTTGTTAATAGAAATTATTCCACAATATGAGTTGATACTTTCTGGAAGTGCCCTGCAAGTTCAATACAAGTGCAGTAAAAATAGGCATGGTATTGATCAGCAATGCTCATCTGTCGGTCATAAAACATGTTTCAAGTGTTCACACGAGGAATACATGAAACCAAAATCACGACTCGTATATGTGCCAAATATACCCACTACGAGATGGGCATAAAGAAAGAATAGAGGTGTACAAAGTAGTCGAGATGATATCAACAACTAAAATAGACAAAAAGATAAGAGATATATCAATAATGACGTGGAATCTGAAAATAACCGATAAAATGGAACAAACACGACTGAATCGAAGTGCTATATGGAGCAGAATTATAGCCTCCACGTCTACGGTAGAAAGAGGTTGCATATTTGAAGGTAAGTGGAGAAGATTTACGAAAAGTTTTAAGCAGGCGTAAGTTACACGAATGGTAGTgctgaaaaaagaagaaaactatcCACGAAGACTGTAAGAaggtttttgaaatagaagGAATCATTGAATTTCTAATGGATTTAGTCCAGTCAGATTCTGtttaaataattggaaaaaaaaaataaccgaaaAGGACACTTCGTTTGAGATATATTAActttatttgtgataaattgaTACTGATCATATGTTTGTTTCCAGTCTGAAAAATGATTATGTTATCAATAATAAGCGCTTTCCCGAAAATTTTATGTTTGGAGTAGCAACATCAGCTTATCAAATTGAAGGTAGGTTGATAAGTAATTTTAGTCagtatatttatatcaaattaaaaatgatatgaGGAAATGAGatcgatttattttttcgaaacatataCTTTTTCAAGGCGCTTGGAATGTTGACGGTAGGACTCCAAGTATATGGGATAACATGACCCATATGAATCCTGATTTTACTCCTGATAAAAGTAATGGAGACGTTGCTTGTTTGTCATACTATAAATACAAGGAAgatatcaaattattgaaaGCGATGGGCGTGAAACATTATAGATTTTCCCTTTCTTGGTCAAGAATTTTACCTACTGGTGAGTAAATTAATTATGTAACAGGCTTGGGTTCCAATTTTTGACGGAAggaaaaaaacacttttaaagaTTAAACCAGGTACCTAACATTCACGAATCAGAATTTCTATTTAGACATGATGAATATTCCATTTCTAATCAAGAATATGTAGATTAGCAGAATTGAAAAGGCATATTGACTTAGTtctgttaaaaatatttcattgtttttaggTTACGCAGATAAAATCAACGAATTGGGAGTTGCTTATTACAAAAATCTAATCGCAGAACTCAAAATCAACGACATTGAACCGTTAGTAACGATTTCTCACTGGGATTTACCTTTAACTTTGGAAGCTTTGGGTGGTTTTCTAAACGAGGATATTCAATGGTGGTTCCAAGATTATGCCAGAGTTGTATTCTCTTTATTTGGTGATGATGTGAAATATTGGATAACGTTTAATGAACCCCGACAGACATGTATGGGCGGATATGGATACGGTTATTATCCACCAGCCATTCATTCTGAAGGTCTTTTGGAGTACGTTTGCGCACATAATCTGCTTAGAGCCCATGCAAGAGCTTGGCATGTTTATAATAACGAATTCAGATCTACTCAAGGAGgtgattatttctattattccatctgaaactatttatttactataaGTACCTTAACATCCATACGAAACACGATTTAGTccatttatatttcaaatggtGGCTTGAAGCTTCTGTTGCGTATAAGTTGTACTATCATGTTATAGTTTTCAGAGAAAGTTTTAACCACTATTTATTACTaggatatttcaattttgtttgaaGATTTCATCAGTTTAGGAAGCGAGTTTCAATAATTCTGGGGATGACTCAATGGAAAACACtttaatatacataaaatatcatAATGATTTTCAGCATCacggaaatattttattactataaaataaCGTCGTAACTTAAGGATTCTATGGAATAAAGATGgtaaaacatttcatttatcaTTCAATTATAATCTTTTATCTGAAAATCTCTAGAAGAATGAATATTCATAGAAAATcagatatatgtatatatacgaTGGTAATAATCAAAATAGACAATGTTAtaacgaaattttgaattaaacagTAGGTGTTCAGGCGGTAGAAATTTTCAGTGCATAGAAATCAATTTGGGAGAATGCCAAAAAATTTGGTTGCATTTTTAAGTCCGGGATAATTTTATTACAACATGGTATAGTGATATAAGAGCAGGGTAGACTCGAACATCTACGAATAAAATACAATGTGTCTCTTCCTCAAAACTTATTACCATTTTAAAACATGTATTTGCAAGAAATTTgatgaatatataatattttcatgaaaaattacaattaacaaTGGAAGTTGAAGAAAATGATAGAATTAACTTTGTACGTACAACTTTACATCAcacaaataacattttaaaaacagAATGGTCCACtaaggaaaaaaattcacaatccTCTTCCCTTCATAAATAGTTTGTCAcaacatttttcaagaaatatgattttaaaatatgtaataaacgCAATAACCTTTTATCAAGATACTTCTCTGTACTAACATCAATAACaccaaaatcaaagaaaatattgtttatgaAATTTCCATGTAATAACTGTAACGCTACATATATTGGTCAAACAAGACAATACCtcgaaaaaagaataaaatatcacaaatatgACAGAAAAATGCCACAGCTCGAACAAAACATGAGAAAGTGAAGAAACAACAGTTTGATTatgcaaatattaaaaaaagaacaatttaAAAAAGGGGGAATTCTATGGAATGGAAGCAATACAAAAATCTTCATCTTgcacaaatgataaaaaacgcATAAGTAAACTCAATACCATTTATATTCCCATAATTTGAATTGCGACTTGTTCTGACCGTATTGTCAGACCATACTAGTGACATTATTTCAATAGACAAACCCAAAAAGGAactcgaaaaaaatatatgataccatatttttgattatatttataaaatcatataaagaaatgttttaGCGTATACATGATATACCTGCATCCGTCTCTTCTATTATAGTTTTAATTTATAGGAAAGATATCGATTGTGGTTGATACTAGTGCGTACATCCCAGCATCTGATAATGAAGAAGATAAAGTAGCTGCAGACACAAAGTATTATTTTGAGGTAGGGAACTTTCATTGATTcctatatttgatatatttaaaaaaaatgaccaAGTATTTATTGTATTTGGTATCTAGGACCATTATACGATCAAATACATACATTAATCTAAATTCTAATCTATGGTTTACTACTTATTAGATGGTCCTTGAAGAGTTCATTATTTTCGAATATACCTTTCTGCGTATTATTCATTTGATGAAGTTTATGTTTATCCTTGttgtaaataattgaatgaacagtagagacctaaaatcgagaaCATTTGGAAGcaataacaaattttctgtCACGGGGGAGAGcaatgttgaaaaacgttttttatctTGCAGCTGATTCTCATTTTATGACTTTTAGCaatgaattatttcatttttcgaaCCACGTATTCTGCAGTTTGAGTAAGCTTAATCAGAGCATCGTTTTTTCTATGTTGTTTTATTTGCTAGAgcgaaaatataaacaaatatactatTTATCGAGGAGTATTCAGCCTGCTGCCTGTCACTTTTATATAATCTTCAGCTTTCAAGCTTTGTTAATCCATGATAAATGAATCCGATTACTTGGTTATGAATCTGAATAGTAGTTTTGTTGTTCAGGTTAATactgtttattttattcaagCTTGGATGGTTTGCAAATCCCGTTCATTATGGAGACTACCCGGAAATCATGAGAACAAGGGTGGATCAACGAAGCAGAGCCGAAGGAAGAAGTCAGTCTCGTCTTCCAGTATTCACCGATGAGgaaaaaaatttgcttaaaGGAACTGCAGATTTCTTCGCATTTAATACGTATTCTGCTAACATAGTTCAACATATGGATGATCCACCGATTTCCTATCCGCCTTCAAAATATCAGGATCAAGGTGTAAGAGATTTTCAACCTTCGGAATGGCAAAATAGTACCCAACCTAGTTGGTTTAAGGTAATGTTATTAATAATACTCGTAAcattagaaaattatattgtatatcATGTTTTTAAATGGCCACTTGTTAGTGGGGTATTATTATGACTAAACTGAACTCTTCATAACTTTTCTTTTGTAGATTGTACCGTGGTGTATGAGGGGTCTCTTGAAGTGGATCAAAGATCATTATGAAGATCCAGACATATTGATATCTGAAAATGGTTTATGTACTGATGATGACGAGAAgagaatatattatataaaggTAAATGACTCCTCTAtattttccatagttttttTGTAAGCGTTCCTAAATACTTCGTAGAGAggtaaatatctaaaataataaaaaaatatgaaaagaacttttttattttatccttagAATTACATGAGTTACATGAGAGATGCAATGGAGTTAGACGATGTGAAAGTATTCGGTTATACAGTATGGAGTATCATGGATAATTTTGAATGGCAGTTGGGCTACACGTGAGTTCAGTTTTGATATCACTagatttttataagaaaagaGATTAgga from Diorhabda sublineata isolate icDioSubl1.1 chromosome 8, icDioSubl1.1, whole genome shotgun sequence carries:
- the LOC130448320 gene encoding myrosinase 1-like, which encodes MFLYGIVLFAVAVVSSPLKNDYVINNKRFPENFMFGVATSAYQIEGAWNVDGRTPSIWDNMTHMNPDFTPDKSNGDVACLSYYKYKEDIKLLKAMGVKHYRFSLSWSRILPTGYADKINELGVAYYKNLIAELKINDIEPLVTISHWDLPLTLEALGGFLNEDIQWWFQDYARVVFSLFGDDVKYWITFNEPRQTCMGGYGYGYYPPAIHSEGLLEYVCAHNLLRAHARAWHVYNNEFRSTQGGKISIVVDTSAYIPASDNEEDKVAADTKYYFELGWFANPVHYGDYPEIMRTRVDQRSRAEGRSQSRLPVFTDEEKNLLKGTADFFAFNTYSANIVQHMDDPPISYPPSKYQDQGVRDFQPSEWQNSTQPSWFKIVPWCMRGLLKWIKDHYEDPDILISENGLCTDDDEKRIYYIKNYMSYMRDAMELDDVKVFGYTVWSIMDNFEWQLGYTQKYGLYEIDFNDENRTRKARPSAEFYTNVCKTRCLTDECVD